In a genomic window of Cataglyphis hispanica isolate Lineage 1 chromosome 18, ULB_Chis1_1.0, whole genome shotgun sequence:
- the LOC126856237 gene encoding axotactin isoform X3, translating to MIYRDKRILGILVLLNVIVKISANQTNSPKTDVIEDTEVFTTVKKILPDRCLAKMETGPCTSFVYKWYFNKTEGKCRSFPYGGCKGNDNRYNSEDECLHYCVGGADHTLPPYLVTKGSVFVTTSATTTSSPSPTTSSTPRPTFTPPKPTEPPVPRHQRGKELTFMESGHEKTFMFAQSNTFIQLDGPGITTFQLRLCREISFKFRTKLPHGLLVYHSVKNRPEGLDPYALYVIVEKGQLKVVHVFGKQSTSLTVGEGLNRDEWHSVLVRIDVHGAKLIARVDDKKAETTLKVLERVVNYGVSEDLASVVLIGGLSSEERLHGVKYIIESFVGCIRDMVLSSGKSASDLLPIRPLIATKHENVKEGCIDKCRTRENLCFVPDQCVNHYNSLTCDCFGTKYEGERCDVYTATILTLRGSSYVSFRVYDWKDRVHSSVNRISLAFKTKWDDSALFYASGEIDGTPHYIAASIINGSVYVELDFGHNSKISTMLGDYVTSDHWNNLTIFHNGTLVFVSLDDEVKVLEIPGENYNMIIDPEIYIGGGPELHKKKGLLSHNNFAGSLKYVFFNDKSIIYELKRSNPMVHYIGVLEPEYYEANVDVIPITYPFAGSHIWWPIEQTDSLKLNFDFKSAKPIAVVASGDIKSSRGAGYWELRQVNDEIRFQLVPVITENITVITSVKFPPYNTSWHAVELNYTRGELNILVDYRNKQYKLFSALTFELGDKVIIGSGRGNAGLVGCMREIRVNNQRIEPRYVINTEKVKGEVSLDNCQFVDPCKRPNTCEHGGKCSVKEDRITCDCTDTGYRGKNCHFAQYRKTCEELALLGFTQDDVYKIDIDGNGRFPPASVKCEFQSIEDSTKTIVEHNLPSQVDVRSIIENDFSFNIKYRQFTAEMLQELISHSLYCSQYVKYDCYKAPLELHSATWFLGSKGTTVDYIGNVNRGSCPCGMNRTCVNSNLSCNCDVSAGNAGKWLSDEGYYETPDSLGITGMVFLQQRDLEEDARGRITLGPLECVETNTQKYVVTFTTSQSYIEVPGWRKGDIAFSFRTTGEKAILLYQPPIRSNYPSFMVALTSEYQLTFNFTLNTGTIRELEIKSRRKLNNGEWQKIWIDYNDYHVRFMINTDSQMVDLLPEEEFGPFEGSMFIGGATAEHLKTSSVRQGLIGCFRGLVVNGEILDIHSYMSVHLSEIIKDCKPSCQPNKCQNGARCVELWSNFECVCENRWAHLGTYCESNINSKALTFTSPGAFLKKNYFGLDNNEEKLQLKSMLQENILINLRTYDTHSLILYANDHLNNFVHLYISNGTNIVYLFNAGNEIKNITVSNPNVNTGISVQIAIIRGENRTTLHVNEYNVTLNAAPVLLDTYSNKPWTNPEKEVLAPQRPPASPTDYFQVNLGGFDPDNLLRVGKEGALIQGYVGCLRGLMIGKYLVDLPSLASEANHEGSKGVLPNCQMKCDTMPCKNLGICTEDFNRQESSCNCELTSYFGEYCADEKGADFSGESVLQREFELEGEVNQVKVQLAFSTSELRQRTTALLLVQTDNKRSYYLLVALTSEGQLIFEEDRDGSAAYGVRLNDRNFLNGARHSVYYVRDNNTATLLIDREPAQLIPLPGLPIRADEDETPGATEIQLGGLNTTDSRFIAYKGYTGCLSNVVISINGGPGMKPLEEYMLFTKQASETVRATIPAGVRSAQCAVFHAQPGGLEPPRNDSVGRDREWVEDPPERIPYKSQYSSATQEEQGAGTYIFIALCCVFVAAVIGCIYEVWRSARKDRQRRRRAASGTAATVAASGSQRWQPQQYTESLVTATGVKAIGFKNVIDDDKRPNGTHMKVPGAKEYKPLPNAEPKDLINDKKVHIKDEEPEKKELLGVNTGIMTKPAKLNPFSMEDLREEPELEEREEEEEEEEDEDVQAPETDEIKDQLQERQQEKQEKNENKDEEDEPPDRPVRNKAARRASLTDELDPGDTQALLETNFSVTGLNEIKTERVIPRINNTTKNITIPKRPMSLDLSAPIKFRKLREGAWPEKVTARLIDNEVSLQSRGRGYIDAAYRIQDK from the exons ATTATGCCGCGAGATATCCTTTAAGTTTCGCACCAAGCTTCCGCACGGTTTGTTAGTTTATCACAGCGTCAAAAATCGTCCGGAAGGCCTCGACCCTTACGCACTTTACGTCATAGTGGAAAAGGGTCAATTGAAAGTTGTTCACGTGTTCGGCAAACAGTCGACCAGCCTGACAGTCGGCGAAGGTCTTAACAGAGACGAATGGCACAGCGTTCTCGTGAGAATCGACGTGCATGGAGCAAAGTTAATTGCTAGAGTCGATGATAAGAAGGCCGAGACCACTCTAAAGGTTCTCGAACGTGTTGTTAATTACGGGGTATCCGAAGACTTGGCCTCGGTCGTTCTAATCGGAG GATTGAGCTCCGAAGAACGATTACACGgagtgaaatatataatagagtcGTTTGTTGGTTGCATCAGGGACATGGTTCTGAGTTCCGGAAAATCTGCCAGCGATTTGCTGCCCATTCGACCGCTGATCGCGACGAAGCATGAGAACGTTAAGGAAGGCTGTATCGATAA gTGCAGGACACGAGAGAATTTATGCTTCGTCCCCGATCAATGTGTGAATCATTATAATAGTCTGACATGCGATTGTTTCGGAACGAAATACGAGGGCGAACGTTGCGACGTGTATA CCGCGACGATACTGACGCTAAGAGGTTCCTCGTACGTGTCTTTCCGTGTGTATGATTGGAAGGATCGTGTTCATTCATCTGTCAACAGGATCAGCCTCGCTTTTAAG acAAAATGGGACGATTCAGCTTTATTTTACGCTTCCGGCGAGATCGATGGCACACCGCATTACATTGCAGCTTCCATTATAAACGGATCGGTCTACGTTGAACTCGACTTCGGACACAATTCAAAAATCTCCACTATGTTAGGCGATTACGTCACGTCTGATCACTGGAACAATTTAACTATATTCCATAACGGAACCCTCGTCTTCGTCAGTTTAGATGACGAGGTGAAGGTACTGGAAATACCGggagaaaattacaatatgatTATTGATCCGGAGATATACATCGGTGGCGGTCCGGAGCTTCACAAGAAGAAGGGTCTTCTGTCACACAATAATTTTGCAG GTTCCTTGAAGTACGTGTTCTTTAACGATAAGTCGATTATATACGAACTGAAGCGCTCCAATCCTATGGTGCATTATATCGGTGTCTTGGAACCCGAATACTACGAAGCCAATGTCGATGTCATCCCGATCACATATCCTTTCGCAGGAAGTCATATCTGGTGGCCCATCGAACAAACCGATTCGCTAAAGTTAAACTTCGATTTTAAGAGTGCGAAACCAATCGCGGTCGTTGCATCGGGAGATATAAAGAGCAGTCGCGGTGCTGGTTACTGGGAg ttACGTCAAGTCAATGACGAAATTCGTTTCCAATTGGTACCTGTTATAACTGAGAATATTACGGTGATAACTTCGGTAAAGTTTCCGCCTTACAATACTTCTTGGCACGCGGTCGAACTTAATTACACAAGAGGCGAGCTCAACATCCTGGTCGATTACaggaataaacaatataaactcTTTTCTGCTTTGACGTTCGAGTTGGGTGATAAAGTTATTATAGGAAGCGGTAGAGGCAATGCcg GTCTGGTAGGATGCATGCGCGAGATACGAGTGAATAATCAAAGAATTGAACCTAGATACGTGATCAACACCGAGAAAGTAAAGGGCGAAGTCTCTTTAGACAATTGTCAATTTGTGGATCCGTGCAAAAGACCAAACACCTGTGAACATGGCGGTAAATGCTCGGTCAAAGAAGACAGAATCACATGTGATTGCACAGACACTGGGTACAGAGGGAAAAACTGCCATTTTG CACAATATAGAAAAACCTGTGAGGAATTGGCTCTTTTGGGATTCACTCAAGATGACGTTTACAAAATTGACATTGATGGAAATGGTCGATTTCCGCCGGCTTCGGTAAAATGCGAATTTCAATCGATCGAGGATTCGACCAAGACGATTGTCGAACACAATTTACCCTCCCAAGTGGATGTCAGATCTATCATCGAGAACGATTTTTCCTTCAACATCAAGTATAGACAGTTTACTGCCGAGATGCTTCAGGAGTTGATCTCACATTCGCTTTATTGCAGTCAATACGTAAAGTATGACTGTTATAAGGCACCTTTGGAGTTGCACAGTGCCACGTGGTTCCTGGGCTCGAAAGGCACCACTGTTGATTACATCGGAAATGTCAATCGCGGGTCATGTCCTTGCGGAA tgAACAGAACATGCGTGAACTCCAACTTGAGCTGTAATTGCGACGTGTCTGCCGGAAATGCCGGAAAATGGCTCTCGGATGAAGGATACTACGAAACACCTGATTCTTTAGGCATTACGGGAATGGTATTCTTACAACAAAGAGATCTCGAGGAGGATGCTCGAGGACGTATCACTTTAGGACCATTAGAATGCGTTGAGACTA atACACAAAAGTACGTGGTAACATTCACGACGTCGCAATCGTATATCGAAGTTCCGGGTTGGAGGAAGGGCGATATAGCTTTCAGTTTTCGCACGACGGGCGAGAAGGCTATTCTTCTGTATCAGCCACCGATCCGGAGCAACTATCCCTCCTTTATGGTCGCACTAACATCCGAGTATCagttgacatttaattttaccCTAAACACTGGCACTATTCGCGAGTTAGAGATAAAAAGCCGGCGTAAGCTCAATAATGGCGAATGGCAGAAGATTTGGATCGACTATAACGACTATCATGTGAGATTCATGATCAACACCGATTCTCAAATGGTAGATTTGTTGCCCGAAGAAGAGTTCGGACCTTTCGAAGGATCGATGTTCATCGGCGGTGCTACCGC agagCATCTGAAGACTTCTTCCGTTCGACAAGGTCTTATCGGCTGTTTTCGCGGTCTAGTTGTCAACGGAGAGATATTAGATATTCATAGTTATATGTCGGTACATCTATCGGAAATCATTAAGGATTGCAAGCCTTCGTGCCAACCTAATAAATGTCAGAACGGTGCCAGGTGCGTCGAGCTATGGAGCAATTTCGAATGCGTATGCGAGAATCGATGGGCGCATTTAGGCACTTATTGCGAATCAA ACATCAACAGCAAAGCTCTCACGTTCACTTCGCCTGGAGCGTTCCTGAAGAAGAATTACTTCGGATTGGACAATAACGAGGAGAAATTGCAGTTGAAGAGCATGCTGCAGGAAAATATTCTGATTAATTTAAGGACTTACGACACTCACTCTCTAATACTTTATGCGAACGATCATTTAAACAACTTCGTACATCTTTACATCTCGAACGGCACTAATATCGTGTATCTTTTCAACGCCGGCAATGAAATCAAAAACATTACTGTGTCAAATCCAA ACGTCAATACGGGAATCTCTGTGCAAATTGCTATTATTCGAGGCGAAAATAGGACCACGTTGCATGTGAACGAATATAATGTCACATTGAATGCGGCACCCGTACTTCTGGATACATACTCAAACAAGCCATGGACAAATCCGGAGAAAGAAGTTTTAGCACCACAGCGGCCGCCGGCGTCCCCTACCGATTATTTCCaa gTGAATTTAGGAGGCTTCGATCCCGACAATTTGCTCAGAGTCGGAAAAGAAGGTGCCTTAATTCAAGGCTACGTCGGTTGTTTGCGAGGACTCATGATTGGCAAATATCTGGTCGATCTGCCGAGTTTAGCTAGTGAAGCAAATCATGAAGGCAGCAAAGGCGTTCTACCAAATTGTCAGATGAAGTGCGACACGATGCCTTGTAAAAATTTAGGAATCTGCACGGAAGATTTCAACAGGCAGGAGTCTTCCTGCAATTGCGAGCTGACGTCCTATTTTGGCGAATATTGCGCTGACG AAAAGGGCGCCGATTTCAGCGGGGAAAGTGTACTTCAACGAGAATTCGAACTCGAAGGCGAGGTAAATCAGGTGAAGGTTCAATTGGCATTCTCGACGAGCGAACTGCGACAGCGAACTACCGCATTGCTGCTGGTGCAAACCgacaataa AAGGAGCTACTACCTATTAGTGGCTTTAACGTCCGAGGGACAGCTCATCTTCGAGGAGGATAGAGATGGTTCGGCCGCTTACGGAGTACGTTTGAACGACCGAAATTTCCTGAACGGTGCACGTCACAGCGTTTACTATGTTCGCGATAACAACACCGCCACTCTCTTA attgatCGCGAACCCGCCCAATTGATACCACTTCCGGGACTGCCGATTCGAGCAGATGAGGACGAAACTCCTGGTGCCACAGAAATCCAGCTTGGTGGATTAAACACTACCGATTCGCGATTCATCGCCTACAAAGGGTATACCGGCTGTCTCAGCA ATGTCGTAATATCGATTAACGGGGGCCCCGGTATGAAACCGTTGGAAGAATATATGCTCTTTACGAAGCAAGCTAGCGAGACCGTCAGGGCAACGATACCCGCCGGTGTTAGAAGCGCTCAATGCGCGGTTTTCCATGCTCAACCGGGTGGTCTTGAACCGCCCAGAAACGACAGTGTG GGTCGTGATCGGGAATGGGTGGAGGATCCGCCGGAGAGAATACCGTATAAGTCGCAGTATTCGAGTGCGACTCAGGAAGAGCAAGGTGCGGgaacgtatatttttatagctctGTGCTGTGTCTTCGTGGCTGCGGTGATCGGATGCATTTATGAAGTGTGGCGAAGTGCTCGCAAGGATCGTCAACGACGTCGAAGAGCGGCCTCGGGAACGGCGGCGACCGTCGCAGCTTCCGGTTCGCAGCGTTGGCAGCCGCAACAATACACAGAGTCTCTAGTGACCGCGACCGGCGTTAAAGCGATAGGTTTCAAGAACGTGATAGATGATGACAAGAGGCCGAATGGCACGCATATGAAAGTGCCTGGTGCTAAGGAATATAAACCACTGCCGAATGCGGAACCCAAGGACTTGATAAACGATAAGAAGGTTCACATAAAAG ACGAAGAACCAGAGAAAAAGGAGCTCCTAGGGGTAAATACAGGCATCATGACTAAACCTGCGAAACTGAACCCATTc TCAATGGAAGATCTGAGAGAAGAGCCTGAACTGGAAGAAcgcgaggaggaagaggaggaagaagaggacGAAGATGTCCAAGCTCCGGAGACGGATGAGATCAAGGATCAATTGCAGGAACGGCAACAAGAAAAGCAGGAAAAGAACGAGAATAAAGATGAAGAGGACGAACCCCCCGACAGGCCGGTAAGAAACAAGGCGGCAAGGAGAGCTTCCTTGACCGACGAATTGGACCCAGGCGACACGCAGGCCCTCCTCGAGACCAACTTCTCCGTGACGGGTTTAAATGAGATCAAAACCGAGCGTGTAATACCCAGAATAAATAACACcacaaaaaatatcacaatacCAAAGAGACCAATGAGTCTTGACCTCAGCGCACCGATCAAGTTCAGAAAGCTACGCGAAGGAGCTTGGCCCGAGAAGGTCACGGCGAGGTTGATCGACAATGAAGTGAGTCTCCAGTCTCGAGGTAGAGGCTACATCGACGCCGCGTATCGCATTCAGgacaagtaa